The genome window AACGCGTGTGGTTGGCCGCGCCTTCGTCGCCGAACTGCGCCACCGCCGGCAACGCAGCGTGGTGGGCAAAGTGCTTCTGGTCGGCGAACATCGCCCCCAGCACGCGGCTGGTGGTCGGGTGTTCGATGCTGCGGTGGTATTTGCAGTTGAGGTTGGCGGCGGTGAAATGCACGCGGCCATCTGCCGTATCGGCGCTCGGGCTGACGGTGGCGGCGTTGGCCACCCACATGCTCGATGCCGAGCAACTGGCAACCAGCAGCGGCATGGCGTGCTTGGCTGCCTGCTGGATCACCTGAGCGTCGGTGCCGCTGAAACCGAGGTTACGCAAGGCGCCCACGTCAGGTCGCTCCTGCGGTGCGAGTACGCCTTGCACAAAGCCCATGTCCATCAGGGCTTTCATTTTTTGCAGGCCCTGCAACGCCGCTTCCTTGGGGTTCGAAGACTGCTGGCTGTTGCTCTGGGACGCGACGTTGCCGTAGGACAAACCGCCGTAGTTATGGGTCGGCCCCACTAGACCGTCAAAATTGACTTCATAGGATTTCATCGGCGAGGCTCCACGAACATCTGTTTTTATAGGCATCTGGTGCAGATCTATAGCTGTAAACCCATTCAACTGTGGGAGCTGGCGTGCCTGCGATCCAGGCGACTCGGTCTTTCAGTAAAACCGAGGTGAGGCTATCGCAGGCAAGCCAGCTCCCACATTTAGATCAGTGTCAGCTTCACTTCAGCGTTATACCTGGCGTCAGCGTGGCTGGAACCACCAGGCTCGGCGTTTCCAGGGACGCCACCGGGTACGCGCAATAATCCGCGGCGTAATAGGCACTGGCGCGATGGTTGCCCGAGGCGCCCACACCGCCGAACGGCGCCGTGCTGGCGGCGCCGGTCAACTGTTTGTTCCAGTTGACGATACCGGCACGGCTTTCCAGCCAGAACTGCTGGTAGCGCGCTTCGGAGTCGGACAACAAGCCCGCGGCCAGGCCGTACTGGGTGTTGTTGGCCTCGGCAATCGCCCCGGCAAAATCAGCGTAGCGGACCACCTGCAACAGTGGGCCGAACAGTTCTTCATCTGCGCGCTCGGCCACACCGGTCACGTCGATGATGCCAGGGGTCAGCAGCGCGGCCTGAGCCTGCGGCTGGGTCATTTCCAACAGCGCCACCGCGCCATTGGCCAGCATCTGCGCCTGGGCGTCCATCAAGGCTTTGGCCGCGCCAAGGGAAATCACCGAGCCCATGAACGGCGCTGGCTGCTGGTCGAACGCGCCAACTGCAATCGTCGCGCTGACCGCCACCAGGCGCGCCAGCAACGCATCGCCCCAGGCGCCTTGCGGCACCAGCAAGCGGCGTGCACAGGTGCAACGCTGGCCGGCAGAAATAAACGCCGACTGGATGATGGTGTAGACCGCCGCATCCACGTCGGCCACTTCGTCGACGACCAACGGGTTGTTGCCGCCCATTTCCAGGGCCAGGATCTTGTCCGGGCGCCCGGAGAACTGCTGATGCAAGTGGTTGCCGGTGCGGCTCGAACCGGTAAAGAACAACCCGTCGATGCCCGGGTTGGCCGCCAGCGCGATGCCGGTTTCGCGCGCGCCTTGCAACAGGTTAAGCACACCCGCCGGCAAACCGGCTTCGATCCAGCATTGCACGGTCAGCTCAGCGACTTTTGGGGTCAGCTCGCTCGGCTTGAACAGCACAGTGTTACCCGCCAACAACGCCGGGACGATATGCCCGTTCGGCAAGTGGCCAGGGAAGTTGTACGGGCCGAACACCGCCACCACGCCGTGGGGTTTGTGGCGCAACACAGCGGTGGCATCGCCCAGCGGGCCGCTCTTTTCGCCGGTACGTTCACGGTAGCTTTGCACCGAAATGTCAATCTTGTTGGCCATGCTGGTGACTTCAGTGGCCGATTCCCAGAGTGGCTTGCCGGTTTCCTCACCGATGCAACGGGCGATCTCATCCGCGCGGCGTTTCAAGCTGGCGGCGAAGGCTTCCAGCACGCTGATGCGCTCTTCCAACGGGCGCCGCGCCCAGCCCGGGAATGCCTGGCGTGCAGCCTGTACGGCGGACTCGACCTGCTCGGCGGTGGCGCCATTGCCGGCCCACAGCACCTGCTGGGTCACCGGGTTGCGCGATTCAAACAGCTCACCCTGGCCGGCCAGCCAGCTACCTGCGATGTACAGCGAATTCATTATTTCGACTCCCGAGCAGCAGACAACGGAACAGCACGCACTTGATCACCCACCACCAGTTGCAGGCGCTTGGCGGTCAACGGATCGACCACCAGCGTGCCTGCCGCCAGACGGGCCGGTGCGGCGGTAATGCGGCACTCCTCGCGCTTGCGGTTATGGATCAGGAACGGCGTGGCGTCGTCCCCCGGCGTGCCGATGGCCAACACCAGCGACTGGCTGTCGCGCACCGCACGGATTTTACTGGTCTCACATTCCACCGCCGGGCCGGCGTCAAAGATGT of Pseudomonas fluorescens contains these proteins:
- the astD gene encoding succinylglutamate-semialdehyde dehydrogenase, translated to MMNSLYIAGSWLAGQGELFESRNPVTQQVLWAGNGATAEQVESAVQAARQAFPGWARRPLEERISVLEAFAASLKRRADEIARCIGEETGKPLWESATEVTSMANKIDISVQSYRERTGEKSGPLGDATAVLRHKPHGVVAVFGPYNFPGHLPNGHIVPALLAGNTVLFKPSELTPKVAELTVQCWIEAGLPAGVLNLLQGARETGIALAANPGIDGLFFTGSSRTGNHLHQQFSGRPDKILALEMGGNNPLVVDEVADVDAAVYTIIQSAFISAGQRCTCARRLLVPQGAWGDALLARLVAVSATIAVGAFDQQPAPFMGSVISLGAAKALMDAQAQMLANGAVALLEMTQPQAQAALLTPGIIDVTGVAERADEELFGPLLQVVRYADFAGAIAEANNTQYGLAAGLLSDSEARYQQFWLESRAGIVNWNKQLTGAASTAPFGGVGASGNHRASAYYAADYCAYPVASLETPSLVVPATLTPGITLK